The following proteins are co-located in the Lusitaniella coriacea LEGE 07157 genome:
- a CDS encoding CHAT domain-containing protein, with translation MFQEFQLSVTPLDSNRYLVRTEKVAPGVPLAEEQVHWSVEDWLEQARSLMNDPLSRLLQGGEALPEDPPLFLPGQLPNRPSTTNLISLGQQLYDALFQGSLRDSWIMAQGIAHNQRAVLRLRLGLKGTLLPRLPWEVLHTGGKESLNACYRPLATGTDIAFSRYQINAPLGSPTLPIAKVKDRPLKILMAIAGPNDLDSLELQQEAQALKAELDKEIEGRDPVIDLTILSHPGREELTQALEQGQYQVFHYAGHSNLGDSGGNVSLVHPTTGLTEQLLGEDLAGLLANNGIQLAVFNSCRGADTVLGESSGNPSESTLAQALVKCGIPAVLAMAEQIPDEVALTLTRLFYRNLNQGYPIDSSLSRSRQGLISAYGSNQLYWALPVLYLHSQFDGILMDWAEGSDVTEELLELSETDEIPLEVLSGDFRGLDWETEGEESEFPAFEQNGTLSREDDDFLGEFEEGDDSPNEFADDDESFIRDIMQDLSEPETPETVSPPEVVAPPRNPPAASTPQKRSLLPLALILGAISLGAIALLGWWFFRVRPNPSVSPTPEIQQPLSVTPTSPEDIDLTDVKQIGTDKLLSLAIERFNQGEFDQGAIAVTELLDRNVLTRAQAALETVPATQADNAQILFLKGRLAWQTLLQDTQDPNSDLYTIGDVQNYWKSAADADPNSILYRNALGFAYYQEGKYNLANEAWADALELNQEQTNNPEIFNTYAGIALVVKKWSQDPSIRGYQTLGTKAIKLRELVMTENPINFQPDALANNWLWSPQAIKDWQALISTNGKK, from the coding sequence ATGTTTCAGGAATTCCAGCTATCCGTCACGCCGTTAGACTCCAATCGATATTTGGTGCGAACCGAAAAAGTTGCCCCAGGGGTTCCCCTCGCTGAAGAACAGGTGCATTGGTCGGTGGAAGATTGGTTAGAACAGGCGCGATCGCTCATGAACGACCCCCTGTCTCGCCTCCTGCAAGGGGGAGAAGCACTGCCTGAAGATCCTCCTCTCTTTTTGCCGGGACAACTGCCCAATCGCCCCTCAACCACCAATCTCATCTCTCTGGGTCAGCAATTATACGATGCCCTGTTTCAAGGTAGTCTGCGGGATAGTTGGATTATGGCGCAAGGGATCGCTCACAATCAACGGGCGGTTCTGCGATTGCGTTTGGGACTTAAAGGAACGCTGCTGCCTCGTTTACCTTGGGAAGTGCTGCATACCGGGGGAAAGGAGAGTTTGAACGCTTGCTATCGCCCTTTGGCGACGGGAACAGATATTGCCTTTTCTCGCTACCAAATCAATGCCCCTCTGGGCAGTCCCACTTTACCGATCGCGAAAGTTAAAGATCGACCCTTGAAAATTTTAATGGCGATCGCGGGCCCTAACGATCTCGACAGTTTGGAATTGCAACAAGAAGCACAAGCCCTCAAAGCCGAATTAGATAAAGAAATTGAAGGACGCGATCCGGTTATCGACCTGACGATTTTATCCCATCCCGGACGAGAAGAATTAACCCAAGCCCTCGAACAAGGACAGTACCAAGTCTTTCATTATGCGGGTCACAGCAATTTGGGCGATTCTGGAGGGAATGTCAGCTTGGTCCACCCCACCACCGGATTAACCGAACAATTATTGGGCGAAGATTTAGCGGGATTGTTGGCGAACAATGGCATTCAATTAGCCGTGTTTAATTCCTGTCGCGGTGCGGATACGGTTTTGGGTGAAAGTTCGGGTAACCCATCAGAAAGTACTTTAGCGCAAGCATTGGTGAAATGCGGCATTCCCGCCGTTTTAGCGATGGCAGAGCAAATTCCCGATGAAGTGGCGCTAACCCTGACGCGCTTGTTTTATCGCAATCTCAATCAAGGCTATCCCATCGACTCTAGCCTATCGCGATCGCGTCAAGGATTGATTTCTGCCTACGGTTCAAACCAATTGTACTGGGCGCTGCCCGTACTATATCTCCACTCGCAATTTGACGGCATTTTGATGGATTGGGCGGAAGGTTCTGATGTGACGGAAGAACTCCTGGAACTGTCTGAAACCGATGAAATTCCCTTGGAAGTGTTGAGTGGGGATTTTCGCGGATTGGACTGGGAAACCGAAGGAGAAGAATCGGAATTTCCAGCCTTTGAACAAAACGGTACGCTTTCGAGGGAAGATGACGATTTCCTCGGCGAGTTTGAGGAAGGCGACGATTCCCCGAATGAGTTTGCGGATGACGACGAATCTTTTATTCGGGATATCATGCAGGACTTATCCGAACCCGAAACGCCCGAAACTGTTTCCCCGCCTGAAGTAGTCGCCCCGCCTCGCAATCCGCCAGCCGCCTCAACCCCCCAAAAGCGATCTCTCCTACCCCTTGCGTTGATTTTAGGGGCAATTAGCTTGGGCGCGATCGCGCTATTGGGATGGTGGTTTTTCCGCGTCCGTCCTAACCCTTCAGTCTCCCCCACCCCGGAGATTCAACAACCCCTAAGCGTCACGCCAACGTCCCCAGAAGACATCGATCTGACGGATGTCAAACAAATTGGTACGGATAAACTACTCAGTCTCGCGATCGAACGGTTTAATCAAGGGGAATTCGACCAGGGCGCGATCGCGGTCACCGAACTTCTCGATCGTAACGTATTAACCCGCGCCCAAGCAGCCCTCGAAACCGTTCCTGCAACCCAAGCAGACAACGCACAGATTCTTTTCCTCAAAGGTCGTTTAGCATGGCAAACGTTGCTTCAAGACACTCAAGACCCCAACAGCGATCTTTACACCATTGGAGACGTGCAAAACTATTGGAAATCCGCAGCAGATGCCGACCCAAACTCCATTCTCTATCGCAACGCTTTGGGATTTGCCTATTATCAAGAAGGGAAATACAATCTTGCTAATGAAGCTTGGGCAGATGCACTCGAACTCAATCAAGAACAAACCAATAATCCAGAAATTTTTAATACCTACGCGGGAATTGCCCTCGTTGTCAAAAAATGGTCCCAAGACCCATCAATCCGTGGTTATCAAACCCTTGGGACAAAAGCGATTAAATTGCGAGAATTGGTGATGACAGAAAACCCCATCAACTTCCAACCCGACGCACTCGCCAATAATTGGTTGTGGTCGCCTCAAGCCATTAAAGATTGGCAAGCATTGATTTCAACGAATGGGAAAAAGTAG
- a CDS encoding RidA family protein produces the protein MAKTIVQTQDAPAPVGPYNQAIAATGTLLFVAGQIPLNPKTGEMVGTGDIEAQTQQVMANLQAILAKAGAGFSDVVKTTVFLANLNDFASMNQVYAQSFDEATAPARATVEVSRLPKGALVEIECIAVV, from the coding sequence ATGGCAAAAACAATCGTTCAAACTCAGGATGCACCTGCACCCGTTGGTCCTTACAATCAGGCGATTGCAGCCACCGGAACCTTACTATTTGTTGCCGGACAAATCCCCCTAAACCCTAAAACGGGTGAAATGGTAGGGACTGGCGATATTGAAGCACAAACCCAACAGGTGATGGCAAACCTGCAAGCAATTCTGGCTAAAGCGGGTGCAGGATTTAGTGATGTGGTAAAAACTACCGTGTTTTTAGCAAATTTAAATGATTTTGCGTCAATGAATCAAGTTTATGCTCAATCCTTTGACGAAGCAACTGCTCCCGCACGGGCAACAGTTGAAGTTTCTCGTTTGCCGAAAGGTGCATTAGTTGAGATTGAATGTATTGCAGTGGTTTAG
- the aroF gene encoding 3-deoxy-7-phosphoheptulonate synthase: MIVVMKVGSPEAEITRLSKEFEEEGLSPEKIVGKHKVVIGLVGETASLDERQIQEFSPWIEKVLRVERPYKRASLEFRHGEPSEVWIDTPNGKVPFGQNHPVVIVAGPCSVENEEMIVETAKRVKAAGAQFLRGGAYKPRTSPYAFQGHGESALGLLAAAREASGLGIITEVMDTADVAKVGAVADVLQIGARNMHNFSLLKKVGAQDKPVLLKRGMSATIDEWLMAAEYILAAGNPNVILCERGIRTFERSYARNTLDLAVIPVLRELTHLPLMIDPSHGTGRSEYVPAMAKAAIAAGTDALMIEVHPNPAKALSDGPQSLTPDRFDRLVKEELSIIGKAVERWSEPAVALV, from the coding sequence ATGATTGTTGTTATGAAAGTCGGCTCCCCAGAAGCCGAAATTACTCGCCTTAGTAAAGAATTTGAGGAAGAGGGACTCTCTCCCGAAAAAATTGTCGGGAAGCATAAAGTCGTGATTGGATTAGTCGGAGAAACGGCTTCTCTTGACGAACGGCAGATTCAGGAATTTAGCCCTTGGATTGAGAAAGTGCTGCGGGTCGAACGTCCCTACAAGCGCGCGAGTCTGGAATTTCGCCACGGAGAACCCAGCGAAGTTTGGATTGACACCCCCAATGGAAAAGTTCCCTTCGGACAAAACCATCCCGTGGTGATTGTTGCCGGCCCTTGTTCGGTCGAAAATGAGGAAATGATCGTTGAAACCGCAAAGCGAGTTAAAGCGGCTGGCGCTCAATTTCTGCGCGGTGGAGCCTACAAACCACGTACCTCGCCCTACGCCTTCCAGGGTCACGGAGAAAGTGCGTTAGGATTGCTGGCGGCGGCGAGAGAAGCATCTGGATTGGGCATCATTACCGAAGTCATGGACACGGCTGATGTGGCAAAAGTGGGAGCAGTTGCAGACGTGCTGCAAATTGGGGCAAGAAATATGCACAATTTTTCCCTCCTGAAAAAAGTTGGGGCGCAGGATAAACCCGTCCTCTTGAAGCGAGGAATGTCCGCCACGATTGATGAGTGGTTGATGGCGGCTGAGTATATCCTCGCGGCAGGCAATCCCAATGTCATTCTCTGCGAGCGCGGAATTCGCACCTTCGAGCGCTCCTATGCCCGAAATACGCTGGATTTGGCGGTGATTCCCGTCCTGCGAGAGCTAACCCACTTACCCTTAATGATCGATCCCAGCCACGGTACTGGACGCTCGGAATACGTCCCTGCAATGGCAAAAGCCGCGATCGCGGCGGGAACCGATGCTTTGATGATTGAAGTTCATCCCAACCCGGCAAAAGCCCTCTCCGACGGGCCACAATCCCTTACCCCCGATCGCTTCGATCGACTTGTTAAAGAAGAACTCAGCATCATTGGGAAGGCAGTCGAACGCTGGTCTGAACCTGCTGTTGCGTTGGTTTAA
- a CDS encoding PAM68 family protein, translating to MSSEEKRDRLPFEPRRKRKKEPPKAPATAQSVPPEPQNSSRRNPNDSSLAAIPDRVSKRMVRRMALFSGIPTALGISSFFIFYWIVRQEWFNLPTVVVLFVSLGLFGVGVIGLSYGLFSTSWDEERPGSWLGFDEFQRNLGRAIAAWRSAKQEARGD from the coding sequence ATGTCTTCTGAAGAAAAACGCGATCGCCTTCCCTTTGAACCCCGGAGAAAACGGAAAAAAGAGCCTCCCAAAGCTCCCGCAACCGCTCAATCCGTTCCCCCAGAACCCCAAAACAGTTCTAGACGGAACCCAAACGACAGCAGTCTTGCTGCCATTCCCGATCGCGTCAGCAAACGGATGGTTCGCCGGATGGCGCTCTTTTCTGGCATTCCGACCGCATTGGGAATATCAAGTTTTTTTATCTTCTACTGGATTGTGCGGCAAGAATGGTTTAACTTACCAACAGTAGTAGTTTTGTTCGTCAGTTTAGGCTTGTTTGGCGTGGGAGTCATTGGGTTGAGCTACGGTCTTTTTTCGACCTCGTGGGATGAGGAACGCCCCGGCAGTTGGTTGGGTTTCGATGAGTTTCAACGTAACCTTGGGCGCGCGATCGCGGCATGGCGTTCTGCAAAACAGGAAGCCAGGGGAGATTAG
- the rpsO gene encoding 30S ribosomal protein S15, whose translation MSLTQERKQEIISEYQVHETDTGSSDVQVAMLTKRINQLTTHLKVNKKDHSSRRGLLKLIGRRRRLLVYIQKHDFEHYQQLIKRLGIRR comes from the coding sequence ATGTCTCTGACCCAAGAGCGCAAGCAAGAAATCATCTCAGAATACCAAGTCCACGAAACTGACACGGGATCGTCCGACGTTCAAGTGGCGATGCTCACCAAACGCATCAACCAACTGACGACACACCTGAAAGTCAATAAAAAAGATCATTCCTCTCGACGGGGTTTGCTCAAACTGATCGGTCGTCGTCGGCGTTTGTTGGTTTACATTCAAAAGCACGATTTTGAACATTATCAGCAATTGATCAAACGCCTCGGTATTCGTCGCTAA
- a CDS encoding cysteine desulfurase family protein, with translation MQIYLDYSATTPPRTEAIAKMQEILSKQWGNPSSLHDWGQRSAMVLEEARMQVARLINAPSPDEIVFTSGGTEANNLAIMGVVQQYSTPQHLIISSVEHSAISEPVQRLEQRGWQVTCLPVNRYGRANPTDLANALQPNTVLISIIYGQSEVGTLQPIAELAQIARQQGILFHTDAVQVAGRLPLDVGELGVDLLSLSSHKLYGPQGAGALYCRRGVELVPLFGGGGQEGKLRSGTQAVPIIAGFGVAAELAASEMAIQTARSREMRDRLFDLLADSPYLTPTGDRLYRLPHHVSFCLGESWANATQVTGKTLVRQLNLAGIGISAGSACHSGKLSPSPILTAMGYPKISALAGIRLTLGRHTTVEDIDWTAMVLQQILKRLMPEAVAAR, from the coding sequence ATGCAAATTTATCTCGACTATAGTGCTACAACTCCCCCTCGCACAGAAGCGATCGCGAAAATGCAAGAAATACTAAGCAAACAGTGGGGAAATCCATCGAGTTTGCACGATTGGGGACAGCGTTCGGCAATGGTGCTAGAAGAGGCAAGAATGCAGGTTGCTCGTCTGATTAATGCGCCGAGTCCCGATGAGATTGTCTTTACCTCTGGGGGAACCGAAGCGAACAATCTCGCCATTATGGGCGTAGTGCAACAGTATTCCACGCCACAACATTTGATTATCTCCAGCGTCGAGCATTCCGCCATCTCAGAACCCGTGCAACGCCTCGAACAACGGGGATGGCAAGTGACTTGTTTGCCAGTCAATCGCTACGGACGAGCGAACCCCACAGACCTCGCTAACGCCCTTCAACCCAATACGGTATTGATTTCCATTATCTACGGACAAAGCGAAGTGGGAACCCTGCAACCCATCGCAGAACTCGCGCAAATCGCCCGCCAACAAGGAATTTTGTTTCACACTGACGCGGTGCAAGTCGCGGGACGCTTGCCTTTGGATGTGGGGGAATTGGGTGTGGATTTGCTCTCCCTATCGAGTCACAAACTCTACGGTCCTCAAGGCGCAGGGGCGCTCTACTGTCGCCGTGGGGTTGAGTTAGTTCCTTTGTTTGGGGGAGGCGGACAGGAAGGAAAATTGCGTTCTGGAACCCAAGCCGTCCCCATTATCGCGGGGTTTGGGGTGGCGGCAGAATTGGCGGCTTCGGAAATGGCAATACAAACCGCGCGATCGCGCGAAATGCGAGATCGCCTCTTCGATCTCCTCGCCGATTCCCCCTACCTCACGCCCACAGGAGATCGCTTGTACCGCTTGCCCCACCACGTTAGTTTTTGTTTGGGGGAATCTTGGGCAAATGCCACTCAGGTGACGGGAAAAACCCTCGTTCGCCAGCTCAACCTTGCGGGAATTGGCATCAGTGCGGGTTCGGCTTGTCACAGTGGAAAACTGAGTCCCAGCCCAATTTTAACGGCAATGGGCTATCCGAAAATTTCCGCCCTAGCAGGAATCCGCTTAACCCTCGGTCGTCATACGACTGTGGAAGATATTGACTGGACGGCAATGGTGCTGCAACAAATTCTCAAGCGTCTGATGCCTGAAGCGGTTGCGGCGCGTTGA
- a CDS encoding DUF7682 family zinc-binding protein, which translates to MARRKKKFPCGHKGYGQICHRCAQKQENVARKKEEKQQWEATFEEDPIDLSALPKNVVIKARKIMTGIAKENDYRAFRGKRLRHDRFIISIPVTRNYRLICRDYGSLLVPEAVISHEDYNVCKPGG; encoded by the coding sequence ATGGCTAGACGAAAAAAGAAATTTCCCTGCGGTCATAAAGGGTACGGTCAAATCTGCCACCGATGTGCGCAGAAACAAGAGAATGTGGCAAGGAAGAAAGAAGAAAAACAACAATGGGAAGCAACGTTTGAGGAAGATCCAATTGATTTAAGCGCTCTCCCGAAGAATGTCGTGATTAAAGCGCGTAAAATCATGACGGGAATTGCCAAAGAAAATGATTATCGAGCCTTTCGCGGCAAGCGCTTGCGCCACGACCGCTTTATTATCAGTATTCCAGTCACGCGGAATTATCGCCTAATCTGCCGCGATTACGGAAGCCTTCTCGTTCCCGAAGCAGTCATTTCCCATGAAGATTACAATGTCTGTAAACCGGGCGGTTAA
- a CDS encoding DUF3531 family protein, with amino-acid sequence MNIQFREFNPFDLWIWLEFETTPSPMEQQYIEEVFDSWYYLGKLGGFNAENLRVSDAGVDISYMEYDRGISEETLMAPMHNMSDFEYLGTWGRCWIDLGTSDLIAIDVLINALTQLSKEFVQIQTLIFGGENEDWAIDGSHRSMFSEP; translated from the coding sequence ATGAATATTCAATTTAGAGAGTTCAACCCTTTCGATCTCTGGATCTGGTTGGAGTTTGAAACGACACCTTCCCCAATGGAACAACAATATATTGAAGAGGTGTTTGATTCTTGGTATTACCTGGGAAAATTGGGCGGCTTTAATGCAGAAAACTTACGGGTTTCCGATGCAGGGGTTGATATTAGCTATATGGAATACGATCGCGGAATTTCAGAGGAGACATTGATGGCTCCCATGCACAATATGAGCGATTTTGAATACCTGGGAACTTGGGGACGCTGTTGGATCGATTTAGGAACGAGCGATTTAATTGCGATTGATGTATTGATCAATGCTCTAACACAATTAAGTAAAGAGTTCGTACAAATCCAAACATTAATCTTTGGTGGAGAGAATGAAGATTGGGCAATTGATGGATCGCATCGTTCTATGTTTTCAGAACCTTAA
- a CDS encoding DUF4926 domain-containing protein produces MKFELFSEVQLEEDIPAHNLHQGTSAIIIDYCSRYGGQEDGYLLEVLDANNLAFDVIAVPASKIEVATANISQQ; encoded by the coding sequence ATGAAATTTGAACTATTTTCAGAAGTGCAACTCGAAGAGGATATCCCCGCACACAATTTGCATCAGGGAACTTCAGCAATTATCATCGATTATTGTTCCAGATATGGAGGACAGGAAGATGGATATCTTTTAGAAGTTTTAGATGCAAACAATCTAGCTTTTGATGTTATTGCTGTACCTGCTTCAAAAATAGAGGTAGCAACAGCCAATATTTCTCAACAATGA
- a CDS encoding DUF5615 family PIN-like protein: MILLLQQKPNNLGRSDEEQLQWSTQQGRTIYTLNVGDFCNLHKIYVMQGRQHTGIVLGKQTYSIGQQLQGFLYLLSTKSFEEMKNQHEFLGNFMK, from the coding sequence TTGATATTGTTACTACAGCAGAAGCCAAACAATTTAGGTCGTTCGGATGAGGAACAATTGCAATGGTCAACACAACAAGGAAGAACCATTTACACCTTAAATGTGGGCGATTTCTGCAACTTGCATAAAATCTACGTGATGCAAGGACGACAACATACCGGAATCGTTTTAGGTAAACAGACTTACTCTATCGGTCAACAACTGCAAGGCTTTCTTTACTTGCTGTCAACAAAATCTTTTGAAGAGATGAAAAATCAGCACGAATTCCTGGGAAACTTTATGAAATGA
- a CDS encoding DUF433 domain-containing protein, giving the protein MPTITDIGTLIVSTPDICSNRPRIAGTRITVQRIVVWHQMGMSVEAITAEIPHLNLAQIYAALAYYYANREQIDVAIAKEAEEYNRLSAQATAG; this is encoded by the coding sequence ATGCCGACAATTACAGACATTGGAACCCTAATTGTTTCTACTCCAGATATTTGTAGCAATCGCCCTCGTATCGCCGGAACTCGAATAACCGTTCAACGGATTGTTGTTTGGCATCAAATGGGAATGAGTGTAGAAGCCATCACAGCCGAAATTCCCCACTTAAATCTGGCACAAATTTATGCGGCTCTTGCCTACTATTACGCGAATCGAGAGCAGATTGATGTTGCAATTGCGAAAGAAGCAGAAGAATACAACCGTTTATCCGCACAAGCGACAGCAGGATAA